Part of the Verrucomicrobiales bacterium genome, TGATTCCGACTCTTCGGGACGGCGATCAGTACTTGCTCAATCGGATAGCCTATCTGTTCCGGGAGCCTCGACGTGGCGATCTCGTAGTGATTCACGATCCCGGACACAAGGACATGGCGATCAAACGGATCGTGGGTCTTCCGGGCGACCAGGTTGAGATCAAGGAAGGGGTCCTCTACATCAATCAGAAGCCCCTTAACGAGGCCTATCTCGCTCCTCACACAAAGACGTTGCCCGGGGACGCGACCCAGCACTCAGTCAAATTGGGCAGCAAGCAATACTTTGTCATGGGAGACAACCGGTCGGAGAGCGAAGACAGTCGCTACTACGGCCCGATCCATCACGACAAGATTGTCGGTGTGGTTTCGCTGTGACACAAACGGCCCGGTCTGCAGGCCATGACAGACCGGGCCGCTTTCTCTCCATCGCATTCCGAGTCTCAGCTGCG contains:
- the lepB gene encoding signal peptidase I, whose amino-acid sequence is MNSENNIRRSTGSELDLNSTLRMAHEHIRSSSPALPAQSCPKVQVRETRALFWEAMAADLRQRMPILIGLFLCCAASYFLASRYMVCTVVIRGRSMIPTLRDGDQYLLNRIAYLFREPRRGDLVVIHDPGHKDMAIKRIVGLPGDQVEIKEGVLYINQKPLNEAYLAPHTKTLPGDATQHSVKLGSKQYFVMGDNRSESEDSRYYGPIHHDKIVGVVSL